The Nicotiana tomentosiformis chromosome 2, ASM39032v3, whole genome shotgun sequence genome includes the window AACTAATCAGTAATGACTTGATAAGTATACAAATAAAATAAGCGATGAACTTCAACATTGTACGACAGTTTGGCCGAGTGGTCTAAGGCGCCAGATTTAGGCTCTGGTCCGAAAGGGCGTGGGTTCAAATCCCACAGCTGTCAAGTTTTTTAGTAGTACTTATTTTCTCTTTTAATGTGAACTCttcaaattctttttctttctctagtTCTCTCCCAACCTATGCCGACTGTTATTCATTGCTGGTAGCTGCAATCATAGGTTGGCTATCCTAATAAGCCCAAATTTATATAAGTTGTACTCGACTTATAGCTTGTTTGACGAAGCTTGAAAAATCAACTTTATTATAAGGAGTATTTTTTATTCAAAATAaattttttcaaaagtatttttgattAGAAATAATTTGTGTTtcgctaattaatttaaaaatatttttaagtagtCATTAGTGTTTctccaaacttttaaaaagtatttttaaatgtatttttttctcaaaagtgattATAAAAAAAGTGCTTATGGGAAGAAACTATTTTTTCTGcttttccaaaactccttctgcttcaactcaaaatcacttattttccttctaaaagtttgaccaaacacttcaactttgaaaaaaaaatatttttttgaggaaaaaaaaatatttttcaacttgGAGAAACTTGGCCAAATATGCTATAAATCAGTGACCGGTATTAGTAATGCCTACAGTAAAGTCTTGAATAATCCATTCTCTTAATAAAATTGAAAACAACTAGCAGTAGAAACAAACATAGAGATAGAATTTTACCGATTTTGTTAAGAGAATGTTTGAGAAATGTTTAGTTGGATATGATAATTCATATAAAACTATTCTACACATAGTGACCACTCATATAATACTCAAAATTTAATTAAGTTGGAGAATGACCCATAATTTTGTTTCTCTCGACTTTTCGAATACTTAATGAATATTATCTTCCAATAAAGGAAGTCCTAATGAGCCCTCATTCTTTGGTATCCCCTATAAAATTACTTTAGCTTTAATAGTTCAAGTAATAAGTAATTCTTGTACTATTGACCTAAGTAAATTAAAAATCTTGTACTATCCGATGTCTTTATCAAACAAAAGCATTTAATATTCCTTCAATTATAGAAACACCAAAAGTGAACATACATTTTCCGTGGGATCAATAGGCgactattaaattaaaaaaatgatatttttaaatcAAGCGACTGTTGAAttaaaaaaatgatatttttaattttttgtataATTTAATTTAACTTCTTATTTTACTTTTATGACAAAATTTGATAATCATACAAATATGTTACTATGTgtcagcatcacaaaatttccaaattttgtaTTCATACAATTTTATTTTACATATTTAAGACCATAATATATCAAATATCTTCCCTTCTTTCTTTGAATTCTGCACTCACGCAAATACCAGTATAAATTAAACCGAAGCAGTAGTGTTTATAGCAGTTAAGCACGGAACTTAAAGCAGAAACCCAGACCGATAATGTCGAGCATTTGCAAAACCAAACCGGTAGAGGGCCGTAGACTCCTGAACCGGGTTTTAACCATTTTGACACCGTATATCCACCAGCCAAACCGTTCCATTGCCACTGTAGCTTTCGAAGAAGTCCGGTCTTCGCCGGAAAAACCTTACAATTTCACAGCTTTTATACTTCACGGCCTCTTAGGTTCCGGTCGTAATTGGCGATCATTCTCCCGATCCCTCGCTTCCTCCCTTTCTGCAGGTATTTTAGTCACTTAATCAACTACGTCTCGATCTCAATTTAGTTAATAATCTGTGCTAATTAGGTCCTGTTAGGTTAAAATTTTACCTCCCTTTCTGCAGGTACATCTCAATATCAAACTAGTCAAATTAGTTGGGGAACCCTTATATGCATTCTCTAAAGACATTATTATTCAGATCAATTTCATTCCAATGTAGGTGAATAATTTCGTCGTTTAAGGCGAATtaggaattatttttttaattttatcacTAAGACATACATGTCTCTAATCAGACTTTTCAGCTAACAATGGACCTAACTACTAGGGATAGTTAGGTCCATACAAATCCCTAACTAGACTAATCTTTAATTAGTTTAACTTATATACCCCAAACAAAAGAGATTAGCCTCTTGATCCGTCAATTGACTGGATCGAAGTACCAAGGAGTTGATTGAAGTCTTAGATCAGCCCAAGACTAAGGCCTAGTAACTAGCTGCTGCAGGATTTGACGATGAGCCAGACAGAGATTGAAGAGATCAAACACGGGAATAAGAAGCAAGCTAGCCTTCCTTTTTGATCATTTTGATAGAGTGGATGAAAAAAATGGACATAACAGACTCGCATGTCTCATCCAACaaatacaaaaagattttctcTTACATTATTAGGTCACCCAATAGAAATATCAAGCCTCCATAAAAAGTAGTATTTGTAATAATGAAAGTAATGCAGGTTACCTGCCACAAGAAGTAAAAGACAAACTGGTATAGAAGACctgcaacaacaacatacccagtattatcccacaccgtggggtctggggagggtagtgtgtacgcagaccttacccctaccttgtgagtaTGGTAGGGAAGACCTGACAGTATAAAAACTCATTGCACTGTTGGTGCATAGTAGTTAAATTCATTTTTAATTCATAGAGTTCTCTATAAGTTAGGTCCTGTAAGTTCAGAATTATTAACATATGCTTCAATCTGTTTGTTGTTTTAGATGGTGTAAATTGGAGGATGGTTCTTGTGGATTTGAGGAATCATGGGAAGTCAGCTGAAATTGAAGGCTTCGTGCCACCTCATGATATGGAAAACGCTGCTAAAGATGTGGCTAATTTGGTGAATTCACAGGGTTGGGATTGGCCTGATGTTGTCATAGGGCATTCCATGGGTGGCAAGGTCGCCTTGCAGTATGCTGAGAGCTGCTCTCGTGGTGTTTATGGCCAATCAGCTCGATTGCCCAAGCAGGTGCTTGCTCTTTGTtgcaattgattgaaaattttataTCTAGGACCATCTTTTGAAGTTCATTTATGAATAACAGATCAGATTAGCTGTTATAAATCATGTTACAGATTTATTTGGTGAATGATAGTTTAATTTTAACCGTGTTTTCTGTCCTACCATCTCAGTAAGCTTCTCTTTCTATGTGATAAAGTTGTAAAGTTTTTTCTATGCCAGTGGGAGGTAGTAGGTACCCGGTGGAATAGTAAAGGTTCGCGTGAATTGGCTCGGACACCATTGTTATCATAAAAGATATAGTTGTTGAGTTTTTCATAGTAATATCCAAGATATAACATTGCCGATTTAAGCAATGTCCTCCTTCATTTAGTGCAATATGTTTTCAGGAAGTTTAAGTTACATTTTTGTTTATCCCTGATTACACCAAGTAAGAAAAGAACCTTGTTTTGGAGATATTTGAAAGAAgagaaaataaaagtaaaagatatATACACAACGTTAAGTATTTGCATTTCCATCACTGTCAATACTTTCTCTCTCTTCCCCCTTTTGAATTCCCTTCTTTTCTATATGTTCGTAGTTCCATCTTTTTGCTTCCCTGATCTAGAATGCTTTATAGATAACTATTCTAAGTTCTAACCATGAAGGAGCTACAACCAGATGGTAGCCTGTATTTTGAGAAGATAAAGTGCGTTAAAGTCAGAAAATGTGAATGTACATAACTTTgtatacatatatttttttttttcatggaGGGGCAAGCAGAAAGTCGTGGGAGTTTCCTTATGTAGGTTTTTGTTGTAGAAATACCTTATGATTCATCCCCACTATGTTATGTTTTTGCCTTCAGACCTCTTATTGTCCTCCCCTTTATAAAAAGGATAAGCACTTAACTTTTGCTGTGAGCTAGATCTACGCTCTGAACTGATGCTTGAAAATAAGTCTCTTACTTGGAAGTCCTTGTCATTTTGGAGCATCTACAAACTCTTGAATCAACATAAACCTGGAAACCGCTGCATGCGCTGCCCTAGCTTAGCTTGGCAGCGAAATCACACTTCCAAATTTGGTTATGCAACCACTTTCCACAAACTATTCCAGTAAACGTGGAAATGACGTCCAAAAGTGAGTCACGTGGGTACTTTGATAATATACAGTTTCCAGAAATATCTGAGTAATCGACTGCTTTTACCTACATCTGATTGTACCACTTGCATCGTGTCTTactgaattcatatgctaatttaTACTCACCTGATGCAGAACAGCTCTGGGTATTGGATTCTGTCCCTGGAAAGGTGGACCCTGAAGATAGCAGTAGAGAAGTAGAGAAAGTTATGCAAACACTGCAGAGCCTACCTTCATCAATCCCATCTCGAAAGTGGAGTCTCTATGCCCTCTGATCACTTTTTTCTTTAAACATGATATAAGCATCATTTTGGTTGTGTGTCTATAGTAGTTGTGCTCAAGATGTATGTCTCATTTATGGTGTCCAGATTGATACAGAATTATCCAACCAACTTGTTTTCAATAATTTTCGGATGATTTAGAAAAAAGTCTAGCTAATTATTAATGGTTGGTCTGTAACATTCAATTGGACGTAGAAAACAGCAAGACTTGGAATGGGTGAAAAATCACATATTATGTGGTTTGCAGTAGTCTGACACTTCAAAACATTTGCGCTTTTTATACTATGTCGTACATAGTAACTCTATGAGCTTGCCAGATGTCATGGTTAAGGCTAAATTAACTTCTGGGAAGTAAAAAACCCAAGTGTATTTAGCATACAATACTTGCACCTCTTTTCTACGAGTCTAATCTTGCCTACCTGAATATTGATCTCTTATTATTTTGTCAGTTGATTACATGTTTTTGTATGTCGATATCTCTGACATGAATTTTATTTCAGATGGCTGGTGGATCACATGTTGAAACTTGGGTTTTCAAAGGCGTTATCAGAATGGCTGGGAAGCAATCTTCAGAAATCAGGGGATCAGATGACATGGACCTTTAATATTGAAGCTGCTATTGAGATGTTTAATTCTTACAGGTAAACCCCGATCCATTCTTCAGTACTCTTCTCAGTTTTTCTAGTCAATAAGAATCTTTTATTCGAAGGTTGTTTACTGAAACATGGAACTTATTAGGGAGAAAGATTATTGCCCTCTGCTGGAGCACCCACCTAAAGGGACAGAGATAGCGATTGTGCGGGCTGAGAAAAGTGATAGGTGGGATCCTGAGACTGTCCAAAAACTCGAAAGCCTTGCCTCCAATGGAGGTGGTGAATCTGAAGGCAAGATGTCGTATCATACCCTTCCCAATTCCGGTCATTGGGTTCATGTCGAGAATCCAAGGGGTCTTCTTGAAATCATAACTCCCAAATTAGCTTCTCTTGTTTAGCCAGTTTAGTTTCTCTTCTGGTATGCATGGGTCATAATTTAAACATTCTTGTAACATCTGCTTTCTTTCTTTCACTCACTTTCCATTTTAGGGATTTGCTTTGTACCAACTGAAAATGACATAGGAATTTACTCTTTGGCATACCTGAGCACTTGCTTGCTTGTCCCTCAGTCTTGTTTCTTGATTCAATAAATCGAACTGATGGTTTCCTGGTTGCAAGAATTTGGTATTTCCGGGCCATTTGCTTTCATCTGCTGCTGCACCACAGCTAGAAGTATCCTTGCCGAAGTTCAATATAGTACAAATTTGAAAAGTCACAAGGAAATAATGTTCCTTGTCAGTCACAAACTATTAGCTAAGTCTCTTTATTAATTATTCGCTAAATGTAACAACTTTTATTGTAAAGTTACTCTTTTACTCTTTTTAAGAGAATCTTTATAGAATCTTAGGGGTGTAGGATGCATTATAGAAAATAATGCATGTATTAGCTTTTGGTATTATTAATCCCTTGTTTGGTGAATTTTTTTAATCTATGTATTattaatgcaagtattagttataacaaatatttggtattatcctatatATAACTAATACATAGCAAACTATGATATTAGTAATATCaaggctattaatgcatgcattattatggttaaatacatggttaaagacaaaattggATTTTAAGCCGCAGAATATGAAGAGCATCTTTGTAAATAACTAATTTTCGTAAAAACTATACaatgcattttaatttttaatacactATAATAAATAGTGGATAAGAAATAATTTTTACATAACTAATGCTTGCACTACTAATCCATGCATCACTAATCTTTGCATTACTAATACATCTTATTCAACGTTATTCTTATACACCTTACCAAACGACCCCATAAAGTGACAGACACAGATTCTGTGCAAGTAATGTCAGTTTTGTTTGGTTGTAAGAGTTTGAGTCTAAGATTGTGATGATTTTAAGATGGCCAAAATACATAGACTGAGACTAAGGAccatttggccataaattttgtcaaaataaatttgggtgtTATTTGGCAAATATATatttggtcatagattttgcctacattttggcaaaatcttaAATCCCAATAGTTGATTttgccaaaatatcactattatattttttaaaaattgtcccaaacttttgtactttataaaagagcccaccatttattattttgtaacaatgttgcttcgtcttctcgaccacctgatagtgtatcatgtagtttattataaaaataataattttgtatcaaatttatttatgttcaggactatggtttgcgataatataatgaatgttattgataatggtattgttgggtatttgtgatagtttttagaacttataggtataagtcatgtttcgtgttttttcaaaataaatttgggaaatatgttttgaaaactgatgtccaaacacattttcatcttcaaaccaaacttcacccaaatcagatttttcagaacaaatttgggaatctatggccaaatgcTAGCTAAGATTGTGATGATTTTAATATGGCCAAAATACATAGACGCCCCTTAAAGTGGTTTCAATTTTCATTTAGACACCTCAACTAAGACAAGACTAGTACCTATTGAACACACTTTACTCACAGCAATTGTATTTCTATCGAACACCTCATGCTATTTCTTCATCACATCGAACTCCCACCATTATCATCTTCTTCCAGTTTTGGTGATTGATCACcagaaattttcttttttaaaattttacttttGATCTTTTGTTagtttcttttgtaaaagcaAAATATCTTACCTT containing:
- the LOC104096349 gene encoding uncharacterized protein isoform X1, translated to MSSICKTKPVEGRRLLNRVLTILTPYIHQPNRSIATVAFEEVRSSPEKPYNFTAFILHGLLGSGRNWRSFSRSLASSLSADGVNWRMVLVDLRNHGKSAEIEGFVPPHDMENAAKDVANLVNSQGWDWPDVVIGHSMGGKVALQYAESCSRGVYGQSARLPKQLWVLDSVPGKVDPEDSSREVEKVMQTLQSLPSSIPSRKWLVDHMLKLGFSKALSEWLGSNLQKSGDQMTWTFNIEAAIEMFNSYREKDYCPLLEHPPKGTEIAIVRAEKSDRWDPETVQKLESLASNGGGESEGKMSYHTLPNSGHWVHVENPRGLLEIITPKLASLV
- the LOC104096349 gene encoding uncharacterized protein isoform X2, with amino-acid sequence MHSLKTLLFRSISFQYGVNWRMVLVDLRNHGKSAEIEGFVPPHDMENAAKDVANLVNSQGWDWPDVVIGHSMGGKVALQYAESCSRGVYGQSARLPKQLWVLDSVPGKVDPEDSSREVEKVMQTLQSLPSSIPSRKWLVDHMLKLGFSKALSEWLGSNLQKSGDQMTWTFNIEAAIEMFNSYREKDYCPLLEHPPKGTEIAIVRAEKSDRWDPETVQKLESLASNGGGESEGKMSYHTLPNSGHWVHVENPRGLLEIITPKLASLV